One window of Perca fluviatilis chromosome 12, GENO_Pfluv_1.0, whole genome shotgun sequence genomic DNA carries:
- the klf5b gene encoding Krueppel-like factor 5 isoform X1, with protein MAAAVRNNVWVAPGQDAQFLHTTTAPLTADGLRGEDHGQVLCNTRDAIPGTSSFHDYNLGKSDMDYLSPHQQDIMNSKMLCRDSALMPEPPFSEDFASPYSANMSLLLPDVPYLHPGLCRTMRPIKTEPSHSLMHPSCQGNNGGPLTLPEYTGVFSAADTASGTFFIKQEVPDFQDVPLFQLLNSDMEQLVHGSQLNSIPMAPLSLLKEPPRSPPQKKKKKKKKPPHKNECFPFNQHLGHQQRPTYLPPSPPNSDPPSPDRGKELLHNLSPPPSYEASIASKLTFQTHNPIDSGQTSSVAPIQCPDQNSNRGLVQSPGPATVQRSSLTPGQMTPGVGPLSPVLAQSASVRNNRRNNPDLERRRIHHCDVPGCRKVYTKSSHLKAHLRTHTGEKPYQCSWEGCEWRFARSDELTRHFRKHTGVKPFQCGVCSRCFSRSDHLALHMKRHQS; from the exons ATGGCCGCTGCCGTGAGGAATAACGTTTGGGTTGCTCCGGGGCAGGACGCGCAGTTTCTTCATACAACCACCGCGCCACTGACAGCCGACGGTCTGAGAGGTGAAGATCATGGACAAGTGCTCTGTAACACGAGGGATGCCATCCCGGGGACTTCCTCTTTTCATGATTATAATTTG GGTAAATCTGACATGGACTACCTGTCTCCGCACCAACAGGACATAATGAATTCCAAAATGTTGTGCAGGGACAGCGCTCTGATGCCAGAGCCGCCTTTCAGCGAGGACTTTGCCTCCCCGTACAGCGCCAACATGAGCCTGCTCCTTCCTGACGTCCCATACCTGCACCCTGGTCTCTGCAGGACTATGAGACCGATCAAAACAGAGCCATCGCACTCTCTGATGCACCCCAGCTGTCAGGGCAACAACGGAGGGCCACTAACACTCCCAGAATACACAGGTGTTTTTAGTGCAGCCGACACAGCTAGCGGTACATTTTTCATCAAACAGGAAGTGCCAGATTTCCAGGATGTCCCCCTGTTTCAACTTTTGAACTCTGATATGGAGCAGCTCGTTCATGGGTCACAGCTGAACTCCATCCCCATGGCCCCATTAAGTCTTCTTAAGGAACCCCCCCggagccccccccaaaaaaaaaaaaaaaaaaaaaaaaaacccccccacaAAAATGAATGTTTTCCATTTAATCAACACTTAGGCCATCAGCAGAGACCAACCTATTTGCCGCCCTCTCCGCCAAACTCTGATCCCCCGAGTCCAGACAGGGGGAAGGAGCTTCTTCACAATCTGTCCCCACCTCCTTCCTACGAAGCCAGCATCGCCTCCAAGTTAACTTTTCAGACCCATAATCCCATTGATTCAGGACAGACTTCTAGTGTAGCTCCAATCCAGTGCCCAGACCAGAATTCCAATCGTGGATTAGTCCAAAGCCCAGGTCCTGCGACAGTCCAGCGTTCAAGCCTAACACCAGGTCAGATGACGCCAGGTGTTGGCCCGCTGTCCCCGGTGTTGGCCCAGTCGGCTTCAGTTAGGAACAACAGAAGGAATAATCCTGATCTGGAGAGACGGCGGATTCACCACTGTGATGTTCCAG ggTGCAGGAAAGTATACACCAAGTCTTCTCATTTAAAAGCCCATCTACGGACCCACACAG GAGAGAAGCCGTACCAGTGCTCCTGGGAGGGATGTGAGTGGCGCTTCGCCCGTTCTGATGAGCTGACTCGCCATTTCAGGAAACACACGGGGGTGAAGCCTTTCCAGTGTGGCGTGTGTAGCCGCTGTTTCTCCCGCTCTGATCACCTGGCCCTGCACATGAAGAGACACCAGAGCTAG
- the klf5b gene encoding Krueppel-like factor 5 isoform X2 gives MDYLSPHQQDIMNSKMLCRDSALMPEPPFSEDFASPYSANMSLLLPDVPYLHPGLCRTMRPIKTEPSHSLMHPSCQGNNGGPLTLPEYTGVFSAADTASGTFFIKQEVPDFQDVPLFQLLNSDMEQLVHGSQLNSIPMAPLSLLKEPPRSPPQKKKKKKKKPPHKNECFPFNQHLGHQQRPTYLPPSPPNSDPPSPDRGKELLHNLSPPPSYEASIASKLTFQTHNPIDSGQTSSVAPIQCPDQNSNRGLVQSPGPATVQRSSLTPGQMTPGVGPLSPVLAQSASVRNNRRNNPDLERRRIHHCDVPGCRKVYTKSSHLKAHLRTHTGEKPYQCSWEGCEWRFARSDELTRHFRKHTGVKPFQCGVCSRCFSRSDHLALHMKRHQS, from the exons ATGGACTACCTGTCTCCGCACCAACAGGACATAATGAATTCCAAAATGTTGTGCAGGGACAGCGCTCTGATGCCAGAGCCGCCTTTCAGCGAGGACTTTGCCTCCCCGTACAGCGCCAACATGAGCCTGCTCCTTCCTGACGTCCCATACCTGCACCCTGGTCTCTGCAGGACTATGAGACCGATCAAAACAGAGCCATCGCACTCTCTGATGCACCCCAGCTGTCAGGGCAACAACGGAGGGCCACTAACACTCCCAGAATACACAGGTGTTTTTAGTGCAGCCGACACAGCTAGCGGTACATTTTTCATCAAACAGGAAGTGCCAGATTTCCAGGATGTCCCCCTGTTTCAACTTTTGAACTCTGATATGGAGCAGCTCGTTCATGGGTCACAGCTGAACTCCATCCCCATGGCCCCATTAAGTCTTCTTAAGGAACCCCCCCggagccccccccaaaaaaaaaaaaaaaaaaaaaaaaaacccccccacaAAAATGAATGTTTTCCATTTAATCAACACTTAGGCCATCAGCAGAGACCAACCTATTTGCCGCCCTCTCCGCCAAACTCTGATCCCCCGAGTCCAGACAGGGGGAAGGAGCTTCTTCACAATCTGTCCCCACCTCCTTCCTACGAAGCCAGCATCGCCTCCAAGTTAACTTTTCAGACCCATAATCCCATTGATTCAGGACAGACTTCTAGTGTAGCTCCAATCCAGTGCCCAGACCAGAATTCCAATCGTGGATTAGTCCAAAGCCCAGGTCCTGCGACAGTCCAGCGTTCAAGCCTAACACCAGGTCAGATGACGCCAGGTGTTGGCCCGCTGTCCCCGGTGTTGGCCCAGTCGGCTTCAGTTAGGAACAACAGAAGGAATAATCCTGATCTGGAGAGACGGCGGATTCACCACTGTGATGTTCCAG ggTGCAGGAAAGTATACACCAAGTCTTCTCATTTAAAAGCCCATCTACGGACCCACACAG GAGAGAAGCCGTACCAGTGCTCCTGGGAGGGATGTGAGTGGCGCTTCGCCCGTTCTGATGAGCTGACTCGCCATTTCAGGAAACACACGGGGGTGAAGCCTTTCCAGTGTGGCGTGTGTAGCCGCTGTTTCTCCCGCTCTGATCACCTGGCCCTGCACATGAAGAGACACCAGAGCTAG